One segment of Akkermansiaceae bacterium DNA contains the following:
- a CDS encoding PEP-CTERM sorting domain-containing protein, whose product MKTKTYCLAMVAIALTSAGHLSAQTVTSSFEGVSPGLNVKGMFDGINAQYVNSGVMKFSDFDAFCIDPYQGIVANQPITYNVALTFSTPETDKAISKLVGGYYASGQSALEAAAIQWAIWEVVVDGTNNPSLYSGNNRVFDAATAQLGQKYLSKLSELPEANVIFLTNSRYQDMVTVVPEPSSAALFGLGVVGFLLRRKRA is encoded by the coding sequence ATGAAAACCAAAACCTATTGTTTAGCTATGGTGGCGATCGCACTGACTAGTGCCGGCCACCTCTCCGCCCAGACCGTCACCTCGTCTTTTGAAGGTGTCTCCCCTGGACTTAACGTCAAAGGTATGTTCGATGGAATCAACGCCCAGTATGTCAATTCTGGCGTGATGAAATTCAGCGACTTTGACGCCTTCTGCATCGATCCCTATCAAGGCATCGTTGCCAACCAGCCCATCACCTATAATGTGGCGCTGACCTTCTCAACGCCGGAGACGGATAAAGCCATCTCCAAGCTTGTCGGAGGCTATTACGCGTCCGGACAAAGCGCCCTGGAGGCCGCTGCCATCCAGTGGGCGATCTGGGAAGTGGTTGTCGACGGCACGAACAACCCGTCGCTCTACTCGGGAAACAACCGTGTTTTCGACGCGGCCACTGCGCAACTGGGACAGAAGTATCTCTCTAAACTCAGCGAACTGCCCGAGGCCAACGTGATTTTCCTCACAAACAGTCGATACCAGGATATGGTCACCGTCGTGCCCGAACCATCATCGGCTGCCTTGTTCGGCCTTGGTGTCGTCGGGTTCCTCCTGCGCCGCAAGCGCGCCTAA
- a CDS encoding beta-N-acetylhexosaminidase: MNIRILPLVALTAMAIPQGLSASQTDIIPQPVSYQEKEGRYTLKQGAFVYASMDVLDNYLQTLNEATSLGLRMAPADAPCAIQFLRGEMRGKTSADKLPKLVDGAYSLRITAGAANIYADSASGHFYGLQTLVQLLKGAEKKPGSLSIACAQIDDAPRFAWRGYMLDESRHFTGVDAVKRRLDVMAYYKLNRFHWHLTDSPGWRIEIKKYPKLTTIGGIGNHTDPKAPAQFYTQEQIKDIVAYAKARHITVIPEIDMPGHAAAACRAYPQFAGGGSKKHPDFTFNPVDPATDAFLKDILKEVAALFPDAGVIHYGGDEVHFGWEKWPSIPAVKKLMKDEGLELKDIERRFNQRFAKAINDLGYQTGGWDEIAHAGLVKDKTLVFWWRHDKPAELHYALNQGYDVVLCPRRPLYFDFVQHETHKSGRRWGGFNPLADTYGFPDALELPKTYPGRIRGIQACLWTETTYTQARRDFMTFPRLLALAEAAWTPASAKEFGDFENRLKKHLPQLKDRGISYYDPFTNSMEVKR, from the coding sequence ATGAACATCCGTATCCTTCCCTTGGTGGCACTCACTGCCATGGCCATTCCACAGGGCTTGTCCGCAAGCCAGACCGACATCATCCCGCAACCTGTTAGCTACCAGGAAAAAGAGGGCCGTTACACCCTGAAGCAAGGGGCGTTTGTCTACGCTTCGATGGATGTGTTGGATAATTACTTGCAGACCCTCAATGAAGCGACATCCCTGGGCCTGCGTATGGCACCGGCGGATGCTCCCTGCGCCATCCAGTTTTTGAGGGGGGAAATGCGTGGCAAGACAAGCGCCGACAAGCTGCCCAAGCTGGTCGATGGAGCATACTCCCTGCGGATTACAGCGGGTGCGGCCAATATTTACGCCGACTCCGCTAGCGGGCATTTCTACGGTCTTCAGACCCTCGTCCAGCTGCTCAAGGGAGCCGAGAAAAAACCGGGCTCGCTGAGCATTGCCTGCGCCCAGATTGATGACGCGCCGCGTTTTGCATGGCGGGGCTACATGCTCGATGAGTCGCGCCACTTTACGGGGGTCGATGCGGTGAAACGCCGCCTCGATGTTATGGCCTATTATAAGCTGAACCGGTTCCACTGGCATCTGACCGACTCCCCAGGCTGGAGAATCGAAATCAAAAAATACCCGAAACTAACAACCATCGGCGGGATAGGGAATCATACCGATCCGAAGGCGCCGGCGCAGTTCTACACCCAGGAGCAGATCAAGGACATCGTGGCCTATGCGAAAGCCCGCCACATCACGGTGATACCGGAAATTGATATGCCCGGTCACGCCGCTGCCGCCTGTCGGGCTTACCCTCAATTTGCCGGCGGTGGATCCAAGAAACACCCCGACTTCACATTCAACCCCGTCGATCCCGCTACCGATGCCTTTCTGAAGGACATCCTGAAGGAGGTCGCCGCACTGTTTCCTGACGCAGGGGTCATCCATTACGGCGGGGACGAGGTGCACTTCGGCTGGGAAAAATGGCCAAGCATCCCGGCTGTCAAAAAGCTGATGAAGGATGAAGGTCTCGAACTCAAGGATATCGAGCGTCGATTCAACCAACGTTTCGCCAAGGCCATCAATGACCTCGGCTACCAAACAGGCGGCTGGGATGAAATTGCCCATGCCGGGCTGGTCAAAGACAAGACACTCGTTTTCTGGTGGCGACACGACAAGCCCGCGGAACTTCACTATGCCCTCAATCAGGGGTACGACGTCGTACTCTGCCCGCGCCGTCCGCTGTATTTCGATTTCGTCCAGCACGAGACCCACAAATCCGGGCGTCGCTGGGGCGGTTTCAACCCTCTCGCAGATACCTATGGTTTCCCGGACGCACTCGAGTTACCCAAAACTTATCCGGGTAGGATCAGGGGGATCCAAGCCTGCCTCTGGACCGAGACCACATACACCCAGGCGCGCCGCGACTTCATGACCTTCCCACGCTTGCTCGCTCTGGCCGAAGCGGCCTGGACACCTGCCAGTGCCAAGGAATTCGGTGATTTCGAGAACCGATTGAAGAAGCACCTGCCTCAGCTGAAGGACCGCGGCATTTCCTACTACGACCCTTTTACCAACAGCATGGAGGTCAAACGCTAG
- the hisF gene encoding imidazole glycerol phosphate synthase subunit HisF has translation MLAKRIIPCLDVTDGRVVKGTNFVDLRDAGDPVECAIAYNDQEADELVFLDITASSDERKTMVDVVRRTAKKCFIPLTVGGGIRTVEDMREMLMAGADKVGINTAAVNRPELINEGATAFGNQCIVVAIDAKREGPGKWGVYTHGGRTPVGLDAVEWAREVYQRGAGEILLTSMDSDGTKAGYDIELTRAVSEAVGIPVIASGGAGNLQHMVDVLKDGKADAVLAASIFHFGEHTVHEAKELFASQGIPVRV, from the coding sequence ATGTTAGCTAAAAGAATCATCCCCTGCCTTGATGTTACCGATGGTCGCGTGGTCAAAGGGACCAATTTCGTCGATCTCCGCGATGCCGGTGATCCGGTCGAGTGTGCCATCGCCTACAACGACCAGGAGGCGGACGAGCTGGTTTTTCTCGATATCACAGCCTCGTCCGACGAGCGGAAAACCATGGTGGATGTTGTCCGCCGCACGGCGAAAAAATGTTTCATCCCCCTGACCGTCGGTGGCGGTATCCGTACGGTCGAGGACATGCGCGAAATGCTGATGGCGGGTGCCGATAAAGTCGGTATCAACACGGCTGCCGTCAATCGTCCGGAACTCATCAACGAAGGTGCCACCGCCTTTGGCAACCAGTGTATCGTTGTCGCCATTGACGCCAAGCGTGAAGGCCCCGGGAAATGGGGTGTCTACACCCACGGCGGCCGCACGCCCGTCGGACTGGATGCAGTCGAGTGGGCCAGGGAGGTTTATCAACGCGGGGCGGGGGAGATCCTGCTGACCAGTATGGACTCCGATGGCACCAAGGCCGGCTACGACATCGAGCTCACCCGCGCGGTGAGTGAAGCTGTGGGCATCCCCGTAATCGCCTCCGGTGGTGCCGGCAATCTCCAGCACATGGTGGATGTGTTGAAGGATGGAAAAGCGGATGCCGTCTTGGCGGCGAGTATTTTCCATTTTGGCGAGCACACCGTGCATGAAGCGAAAGAACTCTTTGCCAGTCAAGGTATCCCTGTCCGGGTCTAA
- a CDS encoding thermonuclease family protein: MAKKKEKTVLGTIITIVVIAAVVWMKYNEVRDGQARDGELRDDQVSVPSPPDPPNPGRPTQPGGDAVDQPQLRPVSLSSSRYQVWKDCTLIDRRGNDGDSFHIQAPHGSEEIRLYYVDAPESAARTYGNGDTNHQRIAEQGADMGGLNQHETTQVGVAAKAFTKKLLKGKKFTVVTRGERVYNSHRKYGFVIVDWNGQQRYLHELLVANGLGRIHTKPMTLPDNTAASRQKQHLRELEKYAQKHHYGAWGVR; encoded by the coding sequence ATGGCGAAAAAAAAAGAAAAGACCGTCCTCGGCACCATCATTACGATCGTGGTGATCGCTGCCGTCGTATGGATGAAATACAACGAAGTGCGTGACGGCCAGGCACGCGATGGGGAGCTGCGCGACGACCAGGTCAGCGTCCCGTCGCCACCCGATCCCCCCAACCCCGGCAGGCCGACCCAACCCGGCGGCGATGCTGTCGATCAACCGCAATTGCGCCCGGTCAGCCTGTCATCGAGCCGCTACCAGGTCTGGAAAGACTGCACTCTGATCGATCGCAGGGGGAATGATGGCGATAGCTTCCATATCCAGGCGCCACACGGCAGCGAGGAGATCCGGCTCTATTACGTCGATGCCCCTGAGAGCGCGGCGAGGACCTACGGAAATGGCGATACCAATCATCAGCGTATCGCCGAGCAGGGGGCCGATATGGGTGGCCTCAACCAGCACGAAACCACTCAGGTGGGAGTGGCGGCCAAGGCGTTTACCAAGAAGCTGCTGAAGGGGAAAAAATTCACTGTCGTCACCCGTGGCGAGCGCGTTTATAACTCGCACCGGAAGTATGGCTTTGTCATAGTCGATTGGAATGGTCAGCAACGTTACCTGCACGAGCTGTTAGTCGCCAACGGGCTGGGTCGGATTCATACCAAACCCATGACACTGCCCGACAACACGGCAGCTTCACGCCAGAAGCAACACCTCCGCGAGTTGGAAAAATACGCCCAGAAACACCACTACGGCGCATGGGGTGTCCGCTAA
- a CDS encoding M23 family metallopeptidase produces MSSYSRAEVRMLLADGFDYPVGKPNATGYYKARGMRLRPPVHFGEDWNGTGGGDSDLGDPIYAIADGVVMFAYDCRGGWGRCILLRHAYRDPKTGKINYIDSQYAHLLGMSVKTGDFVKRGQQIGTLGSNRGMYPAHLHFEMRHNLQIGMQRESVPRDLTNWADPTSFIRAHRRLKRDWRKHPVPTGTYTPYKGLKGL; encoded by the coding sequence ATGAGTAGCTATTCCCGGGCAGAGGTGCGGATGTTGCTCGCCGATGGGTTTGATTATCCTGTGGGTAAACCCAACGCAACAGGGTATTACAAGGCGCGCGGCATGCGGCTGCGCCCGCCGGTCCATTTCGGTGAGGACTGGAATGGCACGGGAGGGGGGGACAGCGACCTTGGCGACCCCATTTACGCGATCGCCGATGGCGTGGTTATGTTTGCCTACGATTGCCGGGGTGGCTGGGGACGGTGCATTTTGCTCCGCCATGCCTATCGCGATCCGAAAACGGGAAAGATCAATTACATCGATTCCCAGTATGCGCACCTGCTTGGCATGTCGGTCAAAACAGGCGACTTCGTAAAACGCGGGCAGCAAATCGGCACCCTGGGAAGTAACCGGGGGATGTATCCGGCGCATCTCCACTTTGAAATGCGGCATAATCTTCAGATCGGCATGCAGCGCGAAAGTGTGCCGCGCGACTTGACGAACTGGGCGGATCCCACCAGTTTCATCCGCGCCCATCGCCGCCTTAAAAGGGACTGGCGCAAGCACCCTGTCCCCACCGGAACCTATACACCCTACAAGGGCCTCAAAGGGCTCTAG
- a CDS encoding undecaprenyl-diphosphate phosphatase, producing the protein MEIWKAIIVGIVQGLAEFLPISSSGHIVITQYLLGIREVGGAHQPDLAFEVILHVGTLVSVLLFFRKSLWRLVQSLYTRDMPDERQKIMWLAVATVPAVIAALLFKDFFDSVPGKPVVVSALLYVTGLILFIPRLVRSGAEKVGLKTSIIMGIGQAFAILPGISRSGSTIAAGLVSGAKAEKAAEFSFLMSIPAIAGGFVLTMKDRIEQTGSFSEALKSCFSMPYVAGAIASAIVGLLAIYLVMGAVKRGKLEYFSYYCFTVATAGVLYFWLVA; encoded by the coding sequence ATGGAAATCTGGAAAGCGATTATTGTTGGTATAGTGCAGGGACTGGCTGAGTTTTTGCCCATTTCCTCCTCCGGCCACATTGTGATCACCCAGTATTTGCTGGGAATCAGGGAAGTCGGGGGTGCCCACCAGCCGGATCTAGCCTTTGAGGTGATCCTGCACGTAGGAACCTTGGTGAGCGTGCTCCTGTTCTTCCGGAAGAGCCTGTGGCGGCTGGTCCAGTCGCTTTACACCAGGGATATGCCCGATGAGCGGCAAAAGATCATGTGGTTGGCGGTTGCCACCGTTCCCGCCGTGATTGCGGCCCTGCTGTTCAAGGATTTCTTCGATTCCGTGCCCGGAAAGCCGGTGGTGGTATCGGCCCTTCTCTATGTCACCGGACTGATCCTGTTTATTCCCCGCCTGGTCAGAAGCGGCGCAGAGAAGGTGGGTTTGAAAACTTCGATCATCATGGGGATCGGCCAGGCCTTTGCCATTTTACCCGGAATTTCCCGTTCCGGCTCGACGATCGCTGCGGGCCTGGTGAGCGGTGCCAAGGCCGAAAAAGCGGCTGAGTTCTCGTTTTTGATGTCGATACCCGCGATTGCAGGAGGTTTTGTGCTGACGATGAAAGACCGGATCGAGCAAACAGGCTCGTTTTCCGAAGCTCTGAAATCATGTTTCAGCATGCCCTATGTTGCCGGTGCCATTGCGTCGGCCATCGTTGGGTTACTGGCTATTTATCTGGTCATGGGTGCCGTGAAACGGGGGAAACTGGAGTATTTCTCCTATTACTGCTTTACGGTGGCCACGGCAGGAGTGCTGTATTTCTGGCTGGTAGCCTAG
- a CDS encoding DUF1460 domain-containing protein — protein sequence MLPLTLSAGEHLPLSTTFKGQAKFQSMARKAVKGQWGRLPMSERMVKVAKELEGTPYKSFTLEIDDHVESPSVNFQGMDCWTFFETCLCFCRMLETPKTTYQPRDLLRQIEWTRYRNGQCHGSYLDRIHYLAEWYADNRKRGNIKDLTRSFPSTRMHNRCQEMTVLWKSYRYLKHNPQLLPRMAEHEARLTRMPVYMVPKHKVAGIEKRLQNGDIIGIASSHDGGYCSHVGIIIKDTQGRARFMHASTTYKKIVIDTTISGYLQQFKKHAGILVARPK from the coding sequence ATGCTGCCCCTCACTCTCAGTGCAGGTGAGCATCTTCCGTTGTCGACCACTTTCAAAGGGCAGGCCAAGTTCCAGAGTATGGCCCGCAAGGCTGTGAAAGGTCAGTGGGGCCGACTCCCCATGAGTGAACGCATGGTGAAAGTCGCCAAAGAACTCGAAGGCACCCCCTACAAATCATTCACTCTGGAAATCGATGACCACGTGGAAAGCCCGTCGGTTAATTTCCAAGGCATGGACTGCTGGACGTTTTTCGAAACCTGTTTGTGTTTTTGCAGGATGCTGGAAACGCCGAAAACCACCTACCAGCCGAGGGATCTACTGCGGCAGATCGAGTGGACACGCTACCGGAATGGCCAATGCCATGGAAGCTACCTCGACCGGATCCACTACCTCGCCGAGTGGTATGCGGATAACAGAAAAAGAGGCAACATCAAGGACCTGACCCGCTCCTTCCCCAGCACGCGGATGCATAATCGATGCCAGGAAATGACGGTTCTCTGGAAGAGCTATCGCTATTTGAAACACAACCCACAGCTCCTGCCAAGAATGGCCGAACACGAGGCCCGACTCACGCGTATGCCCGTTTACATGGTGCCGAAGCACAAGGTGGCCGGGATCGAAAAACGATTGCAAAATGGCGATATTATCGGCATTGCAAGCTCCCATGACGGCGGCTACTGCTCCCACGTTGGTATTATCATCAAGGATACCCAGGGGCGGGCCCGGTTTATGCATGCCTCGACAACTTATAAAAAAATCGTCATCGACACCACCATCTCGGGATACCTTCAGCAGTTCAAAAAACACGCAGGCATCCTCGTGGCACGCCCCAAATGA
- a CDS encoding choice-of-anchor D domain-containing protein: protein MSRYHSPRVCLLVLAFPWLAISHALAQANHDKTIRMTAVIQDSPAQIQLNWLAPSSGSYTITHQKIWRRQPGAAWGGEYATLLPGDLTYTDTAVEKGVRYEYRIVRLFANGPLSSTGFLETGIRIPEVDRRGSLILLVRDTAAAGLATELTQLQQDLAGDGWHIIREDIGSAQTVTDVKAVITGHYNNPATPDVAAVFVFGRVPVPYSGNIVPDGHTNNHQGAWPADVFYAEMDGVWTDSTVNHTTAPARTQNIPGDGKYDQSILPSPAELQIGRVDFNGMTVFPDAGTTEIDLLRRYLQRNHDYRHLLGNYTNIPRRGLVDSNFGYFGGEAFASNAWWNFTSFFGAGNITSADWFGTLASNSYLWAFGDGGGTYTSASGVGTSAQFGSTDSKAVFCMLFGSYFGDWDNTNNFLRAPLANTTDGLALASMWAGRPHWHIHSMATGRTLGYGARLTQNNLGDYPTGAGGGMVHAALMGDPTLRLFPVLPVSALGSSTSPGEVSLSWTASPDTNIQGYAIYRGLAGADTTGSFTRLNPSLVTGTSYNDLSGVPNTAYTYMVRAVKLETSSSASYLNSSQGVFHDATPGAVTGPEISISGNGQPVQSGTSASLEANHTYFGSGEINLFTQSRTFTISNDGTTDLTLSGAPIVTLTGTHAADFSVTLQPATNPISAGNQTTFSINFAPTGLGARDATVHISSDDPDEASYAFAISGTGIPNTPDISVPVTSFTKTLAAGTSDTATMAITNNGLGNLDYTLTSKYTHRDSNHASGPVYQWNDISSVGTEITTWSGTSYPTDNGGSASIPIGFSFPFFATSHSSVIVSTEGFITFGSWADAPSNVPDLPSLGAPASMIAVYWDDLDLRSSFAEADQGRVYYLQTDPDTFIIQYEGVYQYSASPSTGDERLSCQIILKSSGEIQLHYKTVPTTEHYTVGMQNSALSEGLTVSANTTYLANAMAVRILPPAATTGNWLTASPAMGTTTPSNTTNTTLTFDPATLPFGSYFGCLTVSSNDPDTPDINVDLDMEGGILTPEITLTGNNLTIAYNSAASHSSNHTDFGERSISDPDLVRSYTIHNAGSATLTLGTVSVSGTDFTITQPATSSLAPGASTTFQVTFPAAAPPGTHHATVTVPSNDSNESSYTFAVSAIKLGPLASWRKTHFGSSADSGNGANNADPDADGMKNLVEYALGGNPNINDSTAIRPVHSEDANGRLSIQFNRYPLKTDINYIVQATNDLSAWPEIAISTAGAATTNTAAFSVVESGSSPVQVIVTDSEIPTTRRFLRLKIVEN, encoded by the coding sequence ATGTCCCGTTACCACTCCCCCCGCGTCTGTCTGTTAGTCCTGGCTTTTCCATGGCTTGCCATATCCCACGCGCTCGCCCAGGCCAACCATGACAAAACGATACGGATGACGGCGGTCATTCAGGATTCCCCCGCCCAGATCCAGCTCAACTGGCTCGCTCCCTCGAGTGGCTCCTACACGATCACCCACCAGAAAATCTGGCGGCGCCAACCAGGAGCCGCGTGGGGAGGCGAATATGCAACCCTGCTTCCCGGTGACCTCACCTACACGGATACGGCGGTGGAGAAAGGAGTCCGTTACGAATACCGGATCGTCCGCCTCTTTGCAAACGGCCCGCTGAGTTCCACCGGCTTTCTTGAAACCGGCATCCGCATTCCCGAGGTTGACCGGCGCGGCTCGCTGATCCTGCTTGTCAGGGACACCGCTGCTGCCGGCCTCGCCACCGAACTCACCCAGCTTCAGCAGGATCTTGCCGGGGACGGCTGGCACATCATCCGGGAGGACATCGGCTCGGCCCAGACGGTCACCGATGTCAAGGCGGTCATCACCGGACACTATAACAACCCCGCTACTCCCGACGTTGCCGCGGTATTTGTCTTTGGTCGCGTCCCAGTGCCCTACTCGGGAAACATCGTCCCGGACGGCCACACCAACAACCACCAGGGAGCCTGGCCAGCCGATGTGTTTTATGCGGAAATGGACGGTGTCTGGACGGACAGCACCGTCAACCATACCACCGCCCCTGCACGCACCCAAAACATCCCCGGAGACGGGAAATACGACCAGTCGATCCTACCCAGTCCAGCGGAACTCCAGATAGGCAGGGTTGACTTCAATGGCATGACGGTCTTCCCCGATGCGGGAACCACTGAAATCGACCTGCTCCGTCGCTATCTGCAGAGGAACCACGATTACCGGCACCTTCTGGGCAACTACACCAACATACCAAGGCGGGGTCTGGTTGATTCCAATTTTGGCTACTTTGGAGGCGAGGCCTTTGCATCCAACGCATGGTGGAACTTCACCTCGTTTTTCGGTGCGGGCAATATCACCAGCGCCGACTGGTTTGGCACCCTGGCAAGCAATTCCTACCTCTGGGCGTTCGGAGATGGCGGCGGAACCTACACCAGTGCCAGTGGCGTGGGAACATCCGCCCAATTTGGCAGCACCGACTCCAAGGCCGTGTTCTGTATGCTGTTTGGCAGTTATTTTGGCGACTGGGACAATACCAACAACTTCCTCCGCGCCCCGCTTGCAAACACCACCGATGGCCTGGCTCTCGCCAGCATGTGGGCAGGCCGACCGCACTGGCATATCCACTCAATGGCGACAGGAAGAACCCTCGGCTACGGAGCCCGCCTTACCCAGAACAACCTCGGCGACTACCCGACCGGAGCGGGCGGCGGCATGGTGCATGCCGCGCTCATGGGCGACCCCACCCTCAGACTTTTCCCCGTGTTGCCAGTCAGTGCACTGGGCAGCAGCACCTCACCCGGTGAGGTTTCGCTCAGCTGGACAGCCTCGCCGGACACCAACATCCAGGGATACGCCATTTACCGCGGACTGGCTGGAGCAGACACCACGGGAAGCTTTACGAGGCTGAACCCAAGCCTGGTCACGGGCACCAGCTACAACGACCTTTCCGGCGTTCCTAACACGGCGTATACCTATATGGTCAGGGCTGTGAAACTGGAAACAAGCTCTTCGGCAAGCTACTTAAACTCCAGCCAGGGAGTATTCCACGACGCCACTCCCGGAGCGGTCACGGGGCCAGAGATTTCCATTTCAGGAAATGGGCAGCCTGTGCAGTCGGGCACAAGCGCATCGCTGGAGGCAAACCACACCTACTTTGGCAGCGGGGAAATCAATCTCTTCACCCAGTCGCGCACCTTCACCATCAGCAACGATGGCACCACTGACCTCACTCTGTCAGGTGCCCCCATTGTAACGCTCACCGGCACCCATGCGGCTGATTTCTCAGTCACTCTACAACCTGCCACCAACCCGATTTCAGCAGGCAATCAAACCACCTTCAGCATCAACTTCGCGCCAACAGGTTTGGGCGCGCGCGATGCCACCGTCCACATCAGCTCGGATGATCCGGATGAAGCCAGTTATGCTTTTGCCATCAGCGGCACAGGCATCCCTAACACTCCTGACATCAGTGTGCCGGTCACCAGCTTTACCAAAACCCTCGCTGCCGGCACCTCCGACACTGCAACCATGGCGATTACCAACAACGGCCTCGGTAATCTCGACTACACCCTGACCTCGAAGTACACGCACCGGGATTCCAATCACGCCTCGGGTCCCGTTTACCAATGGAACGACATATCTTCGGTAGGCACAGAAATCACCACATGGAGTGGCACCTCATACCCCACTGACAACGGCGGCAGCGCGAGTATCCCGATCGGGTTCAGCTTTCCGTTTTTCGCCACAAGCCACAGCTCGGTGATCGTTTCCACCGAAGGCTTTATCACCTTCGGAAGCTGGGCCGACGCACCATCTAACGTCCCTGACCTCCCCAGCCTGGGAGCACCAGCCAGTATGATCGCTGTGTATTGGGACGATCTCGATCTACGTTCATCGTTTGCCGAAGCCGACCAGGGACGGGTCTATTACCTGCAAACCGATCCGGATACATTCATCATTCAATACGAGGGAGTCTACCAATACAGCGCCTCCCCGTCCACGGGCGATGAGCGTCTCAGCTGTCAGATCATCCTCAAATCAAGTGGCGAAATCCAGCTGCATTACAAGACGGTTCCTACTACCGAACACTACACCGTGGGTATGCAAAACAGCGCCCTGAGTGAAGGGCTCACGGTCTCCGCCAACACGACCTACCTTGCCAATGCCATGGCGGTCCGCATCCTGCCCCCTGCTGCCACGACAGGCAATTGGCTCACAGCCAGCCCGGCCATGGGCACCACCACTCCTTCGAATACCACCAATACCACCCTCACCTTCGATCCGGCCACGCTTCCCTTTGGCTCCTATTTCGGCTGTCTTACTGTCTCCTCAAACGACCCCGACACTCCGGACATTAACGTGGATCTGGATATGGAAGGCGGCATCCTGACCCCTGAAATAACACTGACCGGCAATAACCTAACAATCGCCTACAACAGCGCGGCCAGCCACAGTTCCAATCACACCGACTTCGGGGAACGCAGCATCAGCGACCCTGATCTGGTGCGCAGCTACACCATCCATAACGCCGGCTCAGCGACGCTCACCCTGGGCACCGTCAGCGTTAGCGGAACGGACTTCACCATCACGCAGCCCGCAACCAGCAGCCTGGCGCCCGGGGCGAGCACCACGTTTCAAGTCACCTTCCCCGCAGCTGCGCCTCCCGGCACACACCATGCCACGGTCACCGTCCCCTCCAATGACAGCAATGAGTCTTCCTATACCTTCGCGGTTTCGGCCATCAAGCTCGGCCCGTTAGCCAGTTGGAGGAAAACGCATTTCGGATCGTCCGCCGACTCAGGCAACGGAGCCAACAACGCCGATCCGGATGCAGACGGCATGAAAAACCTGGTAGAGTATGCCCTCGGTGGCAACCCTAACATCAATGACAGTACGGCCATACGCCCTGTCCACTCGGAGGATGCCAACGGGCGGCTCAGCATCCAGTTTAACCGCTACCCGCTGAAAACAGACATCAACTACATTGTGCAAGCCACAAACGACCTGTCGGCCTGGCCAGAGATCGCCATCAGCACTGCGGGGGCAGCCACCACGAACACCGCCGCTTTTTCAGTTGTCGAATCAGGCAGTTCACCCGTCCAAGTCATCGTGACTGATTCGGAAATCCCTACCACGCGCCGGTTCCTACGGTTGAAAATTGTTGAGAACTAG
- a CDS encoding PEP-CTERM sorting domain-containing protein, whose translation MKSILIIGVFCSLATQASAALSLQAYEADKHHRYANPVDPEDFIGSANNWTGVGLESGGATRWATMISATYFISAAHAAPTVGNDIIFHTDNNPAGTTVAREVLSITQVGSSDLVIGKLSSAPGPTIAIYAVAADAISPGGFASSVYSDREAFVVGRDVGTSTTSFRVGRNELDGFGEFEDLPTIGDAITFDDDRFTPESLGADEAYLISGDSGAPLFVTSGDDLVLTGIHWFNNPAEGGNPRYSGSTFVPNYVSEINLILAVGGESLTLVNIPEPSSMLCLTLGALTLLLRRR comes from the coding sequence ATGAAAAGCATCCTGATAATCGGTGTATTCTGCTCGCTCGCAACCCAGGCATCAGCCGCCCTGTCTTTACAGGCATACGAGGCTGATAAACACCACCGGTATGCGAACCCTGTTGATCCCGAGGATTTCATCGGCTCAGCGAACAACTGGACCGGTGTCGGGCTTGAAAGTGGTGGTGCCACACGATGGGCTACCATGATCTCTGCCACTTACTTTATTTCAGCCGCACATGCCGCGCCTACGGTGGGAAATGATATTATTTTCCACACGGATAATAATCCAGCGGGCACCACCGTCGCACGCGAAGTGCTGAGTATTACCCAGGTGGGTAGCTCTGATCTGGTCATCGGTAAATTGAGCTCTGCCCCTGGGCCTACCATTGCCATCTATGCCGTGGCGGCGGATGCCATCTCACCAGGAGGCTTCGCGTCATCCGTTTACTCAGACCGCGAGGCCTTTGTGGTAGGGCGCGATGTAGGAACGAGCACCACATCCTTTCGTGTAGGACGCAATGAGCTGGACGGTTTTGGCGAATTCGAAGACCTACCCACGATAGGCGACGCCATCACCTTCGATGATGATCGATTCACACCGGAAAGCCTGGGAGCCGATGAAGCATACCTCATCTCCGGGGACTCCGGAGCGCCGCTATTTGTTACGTCGGGCGACGATCTTGTCCTCACTGGCATTCACTGGTTCAACAACCCTGCTGAAGGTGGCAACCCGCGTTATTCAGGCTCAACTTTTGTGCCCAATTATGTTTCCGAAATAAATCTGATCCTTGCCGTTGGTGGAGAATCGCTCACCCTCGTCAATATACCCGAGCCATCCTCCATGCTTTGCCTCACACTTGGTGCGCTCACTCTGCTGCTGCGCCGCAGATAG